The following is a genomic window from Butyricimonas faecihominis.
TCTAAAATCATTCGCTTATGAAAACGTATAAAAATATATTATTGTCCGGTTTGTTACTCTTTTCCCTTTCTTCTTGTTCCGATTGGTTTCAAGTGGAACCGGAAAACGAGATTGCTAAAGAAGATTTATTTTCCAGCTATGATGGTTACAGGACAGCACTAAACGGTATTTACCGGAACTTGTCCGGAACATCGCTTTACGGGCAGGACCTTTCGTTTGGTTTTATTAGTTTGCTCGGTCAGAATTATGAAGTCCCTTCTTGGCTAGCTTTGTACCCTGAATATTATTTTCTCGGTAATGCTATAAATTATAATTATGAGCATAATAATATCAAAAGTATCACTCAAGCTATTTGGGAAAAAGCGTATAATACCATCGCTAATTGTAACGTGCTTATCCAGAATACAGAGGCACACGGGAACGACTTTTTCTACGAGGGTGAAAACGAGAAAAATATTCTTATCGGGGAGGCGAAAGGGCTTCGGGCATTGATGCATTTCGATATATTGAGGTTATTTGCCCCGGCTCCTGTAACGGGAGATGATGCGGCTTATGTTCCTTATGTAACGGTGTATTTGACTTCACACCCGACCCATCTGCCAACATCCGTGGTGCTGGATAGTATTATCAGTGACCTGAAACAGGCACAACGGCTATTGGCTTATAACGATACATTGTATAACTATAAAATGATGGAAAGTGCGAGTATGCGTTTTGATGGTAATGTAACAGGTACGGCTCTTGGTGGTGATTTTTTTGCATACCGGGGAACTCGTATGAATTATGTTGCAGCGACGGCCTTGCTAGCTAGA
Proteins encoded in this region:
- a CDS encoding RagB/SusD family nutrient uptake outer membrane protein, giving the protein MKTYKNILLSGLLLFSLSSCSDWFQVEPENEIAKEDLFSSYDGYRTALNGIYRNLSGTSLYGQDLSFGFISLLGQNYEVPSWLALYPEYYFLGNAINYNYEHNNIKSITQAIWEKAYNTIANCNVLIQNTEAHGNDFFYEGENEKNILIGEAKGLRALMHFDILRLFAPAPVTGDDAAYVPYVTVYLTSHPTHLPTSVVLDSIISDLKQAQRLLAYNDTLYNYKMMESASMRFDGNVTGTALGGDFFAYRGTRMNYVAATALLARAYQYKGDRAMAYQYAQEVYRFQSEKGWYRFTPEGNISNTNVQYRRCKLFDDILLAFYNTKIFDVYNDWFQSFYSSYSQFPIKNRTNLFTGDLADFRYRYLLHETGYSLKWVPVTDASALWNIQYQYPLLPVMRMSEIYYIMCEYLAETDLPRAINLLNTLKIARGAAELNTSLTKDEFLDRMYMDATRESIAEGQTFYLYKRLNRDMYNGEYPIDMSGGKYVIPLPDSETIIQ